In one Candidatus Methylacidiphilales bacterium genomic region, the following are encoded:
- a CDS encoding biopolymer transporter ExbD: MSRSRIGHRRILADDDAAPTPQIAPMINVIIVMVAFFAGGSALGTFEQHLGLKLPTFLFERASTVDRPLVVDLLVNGRCRLGGRELTSAELGERLASLKPALVLIRPEPATPHETVMGALESCSEAGVGRVQFAPLR, translated from the coding sequence ATGAGCAGGAGTAGGATTGGGCACAGGCGGATTTTGGCGGATGACGATGCGGCGCCCACGCCCCAGATCGCCCCGATGATCAACGTCATCATCGTGATGGTGGCTTTCTTTGCCGGGGGTTCCGCTCTGGGGACCTTCGAGCAGCACCTGGGCCTCAAGCTCCCGACGTTTCTCTTCGAGCGCGCCTCCACTGTGGACCGTCCACTGGTGGTTGATTTGCTGGTCAACGGCAGGTGCCGCCTGGGCGGCAGGGAATTGACGTCGGCGGAACTGGGGGAGCGCCTTGCCTCCCTGAAGCCCGCCCTGGTGCTGATCCGGCCGGAACCAGCCACGCCCCATGAGACGGTCATGGGCGCCCTGGAGTCGTGCTCCGAGGCGGGGGTGGGGCGGGTCCAGTTCGCGCCTTTGCGCTGA
- the efp gene encoding elongation factor P: protein MASCNANDLKKGMAIRHKGDICIVLDTQHRTPGNLRAFVQASLRSINTGRSSDERLGSTDKVEIVDVRREKWDFSYKDQADWVFMNPETYENITLTNEIVGDAKNYLTENCRVDVVFVEGRVAEIELPPTVLLKVTESAEGVRGDSANNVQKPALVETGLSIQVPLFIKEGEMVKIDTRTGKYLSRA from the coding sequence ATGGCCAGCTGCAACGCAAACGACCTCAAAAAGGGCATGGCGATCCGCCACAAGGGCGACATCTGCATCGTGCTCGACACCCAACACCGCACTCCCGGCAACCTCCGTGCCTTCGTCCAGGCCTCCCTCCGCTCGATCAACACCGGGCGGTCCTCCGACGAACGCCTCGGCTCCACCGACAAGGTCGAAATCGTCGACGTCCGGCGCGAAAAATGGGACTTCTCCTACAAGGACCAGGCCGACTGGGTCTTCATGAATCCGGAAACCTACGAGAACATCACCCTCACGAATGAAATCGTCGGCGATGCCAAGAATTACCTGACCGAGAATTGCCGCGTGGACGTCGTCTTTGTCGAGGGCCGGGTGGCGGAAATCGAGCTTCCCCCCACGGTCCTGCTCAAGGTCACCGAATCGGCCGAGGGCGTCCGCGGGGATTCCGCCAACAACGTCCAGAAGCCGGCCCTGGTCGAAACCGGGCTGAGCATCCAGGTGCCGCTCTTCATCAAGGAAGGCGAGATGGTCAAGATCGACACCCGCACCGGAAAATACCTCAGCCGGGCCTGA
- a CDS encoding KpsF/GutQ family sugar-phosphate isomerase produces the protein MRMRTRARKVIDLEIAGLRALRAKLDPSFDLAVTCLMETCRRGGKVIVVGVGKSGHIGDKIAATLTSTGCPAVVLNALNATHGDLGVVGKADVILALSFSGETEELLRILPSLKRAASSLVGITGNARSSLARNADIHLHVPVSREACPLNLAPTTSTTAMLVLGDALAMVLLEARGFKKEEFARFHPGGSLGRNLLLGIRDVMRPIEQVAVCRENTPVRDALAEITRKRCGAAIIINSRGTLAGIYTQGDFTRGYQKSEDVGRLAVGKVMTAKPIRVQVDKLAVDVLNILSRHKINDLPVVDRRNHPVGLIDVQDLTKVKLL, from the coding sequence ATGCGTATGCGAACCCGGGCCCGGAAAGTCATCGATCTGGAAATCGCCGGACTCCGCGCCCTTCGCGCCAAGCTCGACCCCTCCTTTGATCTTGCCGTCACCTGCCTCATGGAGACCTGCCGTCGCGGGGGAAAAGTCATCGTGGTGGGGGTCGGCAAGTCGGGCCACATCGGCGACAAAATCGCGGCCACCCTGACCAGCACCGGGTGTCCCGCCGTGGTGCTCAACGCCCTCAACGCCACCCACGGCGACCTCGGTGTAGTCGGCAAGGCCGATGTCATCCTGGCTTTGAGCTTCAGTGGCGAAACCGAAGAATTGCTCCGGATCCTGCCCAGTCTCAAACGCGCAGCCTCCTCCTTGGTGGGCATCACGGGCAATGCGCGTTCCTCCCTGGCCCGCAATGCCGACATCCATCTCCATGTCCCTGTCAGCAGGGAAGCCTGCCCGCTCAACCTGGCCCCGACCACCAGCACCACCGCCATGCTCGTATTGGGCGATGCCCTGGCCATGGTTCTGCTCGAGGCCCGTGGTTTCAAGAAAGAGGAATTCGCCCGCTTCCACCCCGGAGGCTCGCTCGGACGAAATCTGCTCCTCGGTATCCGCGATGTCATGCGTCCGATTGAGCAGGTGGCCGTTTGCCGGGAAAACACCCCGGTGCGCGACGCCCTGGCGGAAATCACCCGCAAGCGATGTGGCGCCGCCATCATCATCAATTCACGGGGCACACTCGCCGGCATCTACACCCAGGGCGACTTCACCCGCGGCTACCAAAAAAGCGAGGATGTCGGACGCCTCGCCGTCGGCAAGGTCATGACCGCCAAACCCATCCGCGTTCAGGTTGACAAGCTCGCAGTCGACGTGCTCAATATCCTCTCCCGTCACAAGATCAACGACCTTCCCGTCGTCGACCGGCGCAACCATCCCGTCGGTCTGATCGATGTCCAGGACCTCACCAAAGTGAAGCTTTTGTAA
- a CDS encoding biopolymer transporter ExbD translates to MRSRRAVVDEPGDAPEFQVSAMVDILMTMLVFFVATATFEYARQPADLALPRARREGPGDSRVAGLVLQLEREGGRILADQVPVARARDLVPLIRERMRTANRLRGQGAEFRVLIRADRTTPYWRVEEIMRAAGEAGVVDVLFAMERPGKKEKGGGS, encoded by the coding sequence ATGAGGTCGCGCCGGGCGGTGGTTGACGAGCCGGGCGACGCCCCGGAATTCCAAGTATCCGCCATGGTCGACATCCTCATGACCATGCTGGTTTTTTTTGTCGCGACCGCCACGTTTGAGTATGCCCGCCAACCGGCCGACCTGGCCCTGCCCCGGGCCCGCCGGGAGGGTCCGGGGGATTCCCGGGTGGCGGGATTGGTCTTGCAACTGGAACGGGAAGGCGGGCGGATTCTGGCCGACCAGGTGCCGGTGGCCCGTGCCCGCGACCTGGTTCCTTTGATCCGGGAACGGATGCGCACCGCCAACCGGCTACGCGGACAGGGGGCGGAATTCCGTGTCCTGATCCGTGCCGACCGGACGACGCCTTACTGGCGGGTGGAGGAAATCATGCGGGCGGCGGGCGAAGCCGGGGTGGTCGATGTGTTGTTTGCCATGGAACGGCCCGGCAAGAAGGAGAAGGGGGGCGGGTCATGA